The following proteins are encoded in a genomic region of Desulfomonile tiedjei:
- a CDS encoding inverse autotransporter beta domain-containing protein, with protein MLVGRGTRDKHESGVPVCAMLTAVFVIVQASTAPAQLFQPQFSRGDYPALATLLVPHNDAWSARASSSLFPPLHEIKSIKNQAAKSAVPTEPIRNPLLPTNANLETVYLHTFDQTRNYGRWTVDYVIPLRTGKNGMRFMEIHGEFEKPYFSYSGQLADRADLSLGLGQRLFNQKNFLVGANAFLDASQVRDQWYWSGGLGLEAALRLFPNGSGQFPYPFEVLDVSFNVYKGGGLDLEAGFSMPLGDYVDLRFNAAKYRFYDGEYLLGWRGGADLKASGGLFVLKYEYGQDRINSSYHTVGAFVSVPLELENLLQGKWPFKIPDSFLKRRPDFQRLAASRVTRSWRHPQTVVEARPSLGFWEAPGAVRWDVGQDFSPTECYWQGTDKTEKNPGNYLLIGGHSLGDYVYVVVIGAVEYAYRWMFGPYKSLPPEKTDRLDSLAGIK; from the coding sequence ATGCTTGTCGGCAGAGGTACACGTGACAAACATGAGTCCGGTGTTCCAGTCTGCGCAATGCTGACGGCGGTGTTCGTGATTGTGCAGGCTTCGACGGCTCCGGCTCAGCTTTTTCAGCCACAATTTTCAAGGGGGGATTACCCGGCGCTTGCAACCTTGCTGGTGCCACACAATGACGCGTGGTCTGCACGGGCCTCCAGTTCGCTGTTTCCTCCACTCCACGAAATCAAGTCCATCAAGAACCAGGCGGCAAAGTCTGCCGTTCCGACGGAGCCAATCCGCAACCCTCTGTTGCCCACAAACGCCAATCTGGAGACGGTGTACCTGCATACGTTCGACCAGACCAGGAATTACGGACGGTGGACTGTTGACTATGTCATTCCACTGCGCACCGGAAAGAACGGAATGCGATTCATGGAGATTCACGGGGAATTCGAAAAACCGTATTTTAGCTACTCCGGTCAACTCGCTGACCGCGCGGACCTGTCGCTCGGCCTGGGCCAAAGGCTGTTCAACCAAAAGAACTTCTTAGTCGGAGCCAATGCTTTCTTGGACGCGTCCCAGGTCCGGGATCAATGGTATTGGTCCGGCGGGCTGGGGCTTGAAGCGGCCCTAAGACTGTTCCCGAATGGTTCCGGCCAATTTCCATATCCGTTTGAAGTGCTGGATGTATCCTTCAACGTGTACAAAGGCGGCGGGCTGGACCTGGAAGCCGGTTTTTCCATGCCGTTGGGCGACTATGTGGATCTTCGATTCAACGCAGCCAAATACCGGTTTTACGATGGGGAGTATCTCCTGGGTTGGCGAGGAGGAGCTGATCTAAAGGCCTCCGGTGGACTTTTCGTCCTGAAATACGAGTACGGGCAGGACCGGATCAACAGTTCGTACCACACCGTTGGGGCTTTTGTCTCCGTGCCCCTTGAACTGGAGAATCTGCTTCAGGGCAAGTGGCCTTTCAAGATTCCGGATAGCTTTCTGAAGCGTAGACCTGACTTTCAGAGGCTCGCGGCCTCGCGGGTGACAAGAAGCTGGCGTCATCCTCAAACCGTGGTGGAAGCCCGCCCGTCACTGGGGTTCTGGGAGGCGCCCGGAGCCGTACGGTGGGATGTAGGACAGGACTTCAGTCCGACTGAGTGTTATTGGCAGGGCACTGACAAGACTGAGAAAAACCCCGGTAACTATCTGTTGATCGGAGGCCATTCATTGGGCGATTACGTGTACGTGGTAGTCATAGGAGCTGTGGAATATGCCTACAGATGGATGTTTGGTCCCTACAAGAGCCTGCCTCCGGAAAAGACCGACCGCCTGGATTCACTCGCCGGCATCAAATGA